From Actinopolyspora lacussalsi, a single genomic window includes:
- a CDS encoding ectoine hydroxylase (product_source=KO:K10674; cath_funfam=2.60.120.620; cog=COG5285; ko=KO:K10674; pfam=PF05721; superfamily=51197; tigrfam=TIGR02408) has product MTATVRTDLYPTRITGESVPQSRIDPTVWGEALTPLDKEQLDHYESNGYLVLDELLSDEEVQTYLAEVKRLSEDPAVRASERAVLEPDSDQMRSLFEVEKVSELFAELLHSPRLTDIARQVLGSEVYIHQSRVNYKPGFGGAPFHWHSDFETWHSEDGMPQPRAFSLSISLTANFPFNGPLMVIPGSHKLFFPTIGETPPDYHKESLQVASPSVGSPDHRHLTRMADEHGIAQITGDAGSAVMFDSNMLHGSNGNLSPFARSNIFIVYNSVENTLEAPFAAVKPRPQHISNREFPSVSST; this is encoded by the coding sequence ATGACTGCCACCGTGCGCACTGACCTGTATCCGACCCGAATCACCGGTGAATCCGTTCCTCAGTCGCGAATCGATCCGACAGTGTGGGGAGAGGCCCTGACCCCGCTCGACAAGGAGCAGCTGGACCATTACGAGTCCAACGGTTACCTGGTCCTCGACGAATTGCTGTCCGACGAGGAGGTGCAGACCTATCTCGCAGAGGTCAAGCGGCTCAGCGAGGATCCGGCGGTGCGCGCGAGCGAGCGCGCAGTCCTGGAGCCGGATTCCGATCAGATGCGATCCCTTTTCGAGGTCGAGAAGGTCAGCGAGCTCTTCGCCGAACTGCTTCACTCGCCCCGACTCACCGACATCGCCCGCCAGGTGCTCGGCTCCGAGGTGTACATCCACCAGAGCCGGGTCAACTACAAGCCTGGATTCGGCGGCGCCCCGTTCCACTGGCACTCTGATTTTGAGACGTGGCATTCGGAGGATGGCATGCCGCAGCCGCGCGCGTTCAGCCTCTCGATCTCGCTGACCGCGAACTTCCCGTTCAACGGCCCACTCATGGTCATCCCTGGCAGCCACAAGTTGTTCTTTCCCACGATCGGCGAGACGCCGCCGGATTATCACAAGGAGTCACTGCAAGTGGCCAGCCCCAGCGTCGGCTCTCCGGATCACCGGCACCTCACGCGCATGGCCGACGAGCACGGGATCGCGCAGATCACCGGCGACGCCGGGTCCGCGGTGATGTTCGACTCGAACATGCTGCACGGCTCCAACGGGAACCTCTCACCGTTCGCGCGCTCCAACATCTTCATCGTCTACAACAGCGTGGAGAACACGCTGGAAGCCCCATTCGCCGCAGTCAAACCGCGTCCGCAGCACATCAGCAACCGCGAGTTCCCGTCCGTGTCGTCCACATAG
- a CDS encoding putative RNA-binding Zn ribbon-like protein (product_source=COG5516; cath_funfam=1.10.3300.10; cog=COG5516; pfam=PF07336,PF11706; superfamily=160904) gives MSARAFPEFRLGKVLATSFTATLTERCGEPVERIPAPSRLVDWLAVWGLMVDSCTETQLDHARELRETIHAAVTAAGNQKPVPFWAVQGINDYSVGGQASAILTSEGSREWRLGSASVEDALSVIAADAISILAGERHGRIALCASPTCQAAFFDTSRSGTRRWCEMNTCGNREKKSRFFANKRNNSSPVG, from the coding sequence ATGTCGGCCAGAGCATTTCCTGAATTCCGCCTGGGCAAGGTGTTGGCGACCAGCTTCACGGCGACTCTGACGGAACGATGCGGCGAGCCAGTGGAGCGCATCCCCGCGCCGTCCCGCCTCGTGGATTGGTTGGCGGTCTGGGGACTCATGGTCGACTCCTGCACCGAAACTCAGCTCGACCACGCTCGAGAGCTACGGGAGACAATCCATGCGGCCGTCACAGCAGCCGGCAATCAGAAGCCTGTTCCCTTCTGGGCTGTCCAGGGCATCAACGACTACAGCGTCGGCGGACAGGCCTCGGCGATCTTGACGTCCGAGGGCAGCCGCGAGTGGCGCCTGGGCTCTGCCTCCGTGGAAGACGCGCTCAGCGTGATCGCTGCCGACGCGATCAGCATCCTTGCAGGAGAGCGCCACGGACGGATCGCCTTGTGCGCGTCACCGACGTGCCAGGCCGCGTTTTTCGACACCAGTCGAAGTGGCACACGGAGATGGTGCGAGATGAACACGTGTGGGAACCGCGAGAAGAAGTCACGCTTCTTCGCTAACAAGCGCAACAACTCGAGTCCGGTCGGCTGA
- a CDS encoding DNA-binding CsgD family transcriptional regulator/sugar-specific transcriptional regulator TrmB (product_source=COG2771/COG1378; cath_funfam=1.10.10.10,3.30.2000.10; cog=COG1378,COG2771; pfam=PF00196; smart=SM00421; superfamily=46458,46785,46894), with protein MLGVLKMDTTVKTVYREMLAHPQNGVVDLMRRLELSEKSVRAALDTLGELALVRHSPEDAQSYRVVDPSLAAQILLATQRAEFAAQEQRLREAQAIAAQLKSEFTLEGVGHDSHRLTGIDSIREYLSALCNDVENELLTFAPGGAQTATNLHSSRPLAENLLERGVQIRTVYLDSVRNDPPTVAHADWLAARGGQVSTAPSLPNRMIICDRRIAIVAVDPDDTAAAAVVLETAGVVSSLHALFESVWQSASSMGTTAPAEASSLSPQQMETLRLLSLGHTDDYVAKRLGVSTRTARRIATKIMEHLGARSRFQAGVKATTRGFIRS; from the coding sequence ATGCTCGGCGTTCTGAAGATGGACACCACGGTCAAGACTGTCTACCGCGAGATGCTGGCGCACCCACAGAACGGTGTGGTCGATCTGATGCGCCGCCTCGAGCTGAGCGAGAAGTCGGTCCGCGCAGCGCTCGACACGCTCGGTGAGCTGGCTCTAGTGAGGCATTCTCCCGAAGATGCCCAGAGCTATCGCGTGGTCGACCCGTCGCTGGCCGCACAGATCCTGCTGGCCACGCAACGGGCCGAGTTCGCAGCGCAGGAGCAGCGTTTGCGGGAAGCTCAGGCCATCGCCGCGCAGCTCAAGTCAGAGTTCACGCTGGAAGGCGTCGGACACGACTCGCATCGTCTGACAGGGATCGACAGCATCCGCGAATACCTGTCGGCGCTGTGCAACGATGTCGAGAACGAGCTGTTGACGTTCGCCCCGGGTGGAGCCCAGACGGCGACCAATCTGCACAGTTCACGGCCGCTCGCCGAGAACCTCCTGGAGCGGGGCGTGCAGATACGCACGGTGTACCTCGACAGCGTCCGCAACGATCCGCCCACGGTGGCGCACGCCGACTGGCTAGCCGCGCGTGGCGGGCAGGTAAGCACCGCCCCGTCGCTGCCGAACCGCATGATCATCTGTGACAGGCGAATCGCCATCGTCGCCGTCGACCCCGACGACACGGCCGCGGCGGCAGTGGTCCTGGAGACTGCAGGAGTGGTCTCGTCGCTGCACGCCCTGTTCGAGAGCGTCTGGCAGTCGGCCTCGTCGATGGGCACGACCGCACCTGCCGAGGCCTCGAGCCTGAGCCCGCAGCAGATGGAGACCTTGCGGCTCTTATCTCTGGGACACACCGACGACTACGTCGCGAAGCGGCTGGGCGTCTCGACTCGCACGGCACGTCGCATCGCCACGAAGATCATGGAGCACCTCGGCGCGAGGAGTCGCTTCCAGGCCGGTGTGAAGGCGACCACAAGGGGATTCATTCGGTCTTGA
- a CDS encoding diaminopimelate decarboxylase (product_source=KO:K01586; cath_funfam=2.40.37.10,3.20.20.10; cog=COG0019; ko=KO:K01586; pfam=PF00278,PF02784; superfamily=51419; tigrfam=TIGR01048) gives MKTETIDIQGNAISALVEEFGTPLFVYDADVMERTYHELRDFLPVGADIFYSLKANPNVSVCAMLNSLGTGAEVSSYTELVTALRAGVAPRDVIFLGPGKDEQELAACIESGIHAIVCESLDELDLLDSLLATAGRNEFPVLMRINPAFGSKGSGLAMGGKPRQFGIDEVELRDSKSRLAALQNIRVKGVHAYMGTRFLNHEDVVHNTRQILATAEELAGVLGFPLETVDFGGGLGVAYFDNENDVELAALGTGLTDVLSTFSARNPRCRMIMELGRFLTAMAGTYIVRARYVKDSMGEKFVVADGGTNHHMAAVGVGSFVKRNFPIRHLSNTGALRTYTVTGPLCTPNDVVGKKVQLPEVRPGDLLAVERSGAYGPTASPGLFLSHGFPAEVLVHGGQPHLVRERDSVEDLLAKQHLVDFHPAFR, from the coding sequence ATGAAAACCGAGACTATCGACATTCAAGGGAATGCAATTTCGGCGCTCGTCGAGGAGTTCGGCACACCGCTGTTCGTCTACGACGCAGACGTCATGGAACGCACTTATCACGAACTGCGTGACTTTCTCCCCGTCGGCGCCGACATCTTCTACTCGCTCAAGGCGAATCCGAACGTGAGTGTCTGCGCAATGCTGAACTCGTTGGGTACCGGAGCTGAGGTCTCCTCCTACACCGAACTCGTCACCGCGCTGCGAGCCGGGGTCGCGCCCCGGGACGTCATCTTCCTCGGCCCTGGCAAGGACGAGCAGGAGCTCGCCGCGTGCATCGAGTCAGGTATCCACGCGATCGTCTGCGAATCACTGGACGAGCTCGACCTGCTGGACTCGCTGCTGGCGACGGCCGGACGGAACGAATTCCCGGTGCTGATGAGGATCAACCCCGCTTTCGGCAGCAAGGGATCAGGCTTGGCCATGGGAGGCAAGCCTCGGCAGTTCGGCATCGACGAAGTCGAACTACGCGACTCAAAGAGTCGGCTCGCAGCCCTGCAGAACATCCGAGTGAAGGGCGTGCACGCCTACATGGGCACGCGCTTCCTGAACCACGAGGACGTCGTCCACAACACCCGGCAGATCCTCGCTACCGCGGAGGAACTGGCTGGAGTGCTCGGTTTCCCTCTGGAGACCGTGGACTTCGGCGGCGGCCTCGGCGTCGCCTACTTCGACAACGAGAACGACGTGGAACTCGCCGCGCTGGGTACCGGACTGACCGACGTCCTCTCCACTTTCTCCGCGCGCAACCCCCGGTGCCGGATGATCATGGAGTTGGGCCGGTTCCTCACGGCCATGGCAGGCACGTACATCGTCCGGGCCCGCTACGTGAAGGACTCCATGGGCGAAAAGTTCGTGGTCGCCGACGGCGGCACCAACCACCACATGGCGGCCGTGGGAGTCGGAAGCTTCGTCAAGCGCAACTTCCCGATCCGACACCTGAGCAACACCGGAGCGCTGCGGACCTACACGGTGACCGGACCGCTGTGCACGCCCAACGACGTGGTCGGAAAGAAGGTCCAACTACCGGAAGTGCGGCCCGGGGACCTGCTGGCGGTGGAGCGGTCTGGTGCCTACGGGCCCACTGCGTCGCCCGGGCTCTTCCTCAGCCACGGATTCCCAGCCGAGGTGTTGGTGCACGGCGGGCAGCCCCATCTGGTCCGGGAACGCGACAGCGTCGAGGACCTGCTGGCCAAGCAGCACCTCGTCGATTTCCACCCGGCATTCCGATGA
- a CDS encoding 3-aminobutyryl-CoA ammonia-lyase (product_source=KO:K18014; cath_funfam=3.10.129.10,3.90.470.20; cog=COG0736,COG2050; ko=KO:K18014; pfam=PF01648; superfamily=54637,56214; tigrfam=TIGR00556) codes for MSTAARRAARVGVDVLDRAELHRLLERPWFLRFGFAPKELAHAETLGAERRLEFLAGRFAAKEAVLKTLGIGFLQGVAPREICVEHAPHGGPVVHFQGRAAELSQGSVAVSITHKQNVVAAVAVSLIANADAAARNGRPEPTESKEPDAVSPPSTTTTAQTTAFLRVRIGQEEAHYGGDLVDGARILRMFGDLVTEITIRTDGDEGMLSQYNDLRFTAPVKPGDYIEARARLVRQTRLRRVVELEAHKVLSARPEAGESAVAVLDAPQLVCAATAITVVPHRRTDTARTLIAEEN; via the coding sequence ATGAGCACCGCAGCACGTCGGGCCGCCCGGGTCGGAGTGGACGTCCTCGACCGCGCAGAACTCCATCGCCTGCTCGAACGCCCTTGGTTTCTGCGCTTCGGCTTCGCCCCGAAGGAACTCGCCCATGCCGAGACCTTAGGTGCCGAACGGCGCCTGGAGTTCCTGGCCGGCCGGTTCGCCGCGAAAGAAGCCGTTCTCAAGACCCTGGGAATCGGCTTCCTCCAGGGAGTGGCACCGCGGGAGATATGCGTCGAGCACGCACCTCATGGTGGTCCTGTCGTCCATTTTCAAGGGCGGGCCGCTGAACTGTCTCAGGGCTCCGTCGCGGTGTCGATCACCCACAAACAGAACGTCGTTGCCGCAGTCGCCGTCAGCCTTATCGCGAATGCCGATGCAGCAGCTAGGAACGGCCGACCAGAACCGACTGAGTCAAAGGAGCCTGACGCCGTGTCGCCTCCGAGCACCACCACGACCGCTCAGACCACAGCCTTCCTCCGCGTGCGGATCGGTCAGGAAGAGGCCCACTACGGGGGTGATCTGGTGGATGGCGCCCGCATCCTGCGGATGTTCGGCGATCTGGTCACCGAGATCACTATCCGCACCGATGGCGACGAGGGCATGCTGTCCCAGTACAACGACCTCCGCTTCACCGCACCAGTGAAACCCGGCGACTACATCGAGGCCCGCGCGCGACTGGTGCGACAGACCAGACTGCGCCGAGTCGTCGAGCTCGAGGCGCACAAGGTGCTCAGCGCTCGCCCAGAAGCAGGAGAGAGCGCCGTCGCCGTCCTCGACGCGCCCCAACTCGTGTGCGCCGCCACCGCCATCACTGTCGTGCCTCACCGCAGGACGGACACAGCACGCACCCTCATCGCCGAGGAGAACTGA
- a CDS encoding acyl-CoA synthetase (AMP-forming)/AMP-acid ligase II (product_source=COG0318; cath_funfam=2.30.38.10,3.30.300.30,3.40.50.980; cog=COG0318; pfam=PF00501,PF13193; superfamily=56801), with amino-acid sequence MSRTAQLLHGLLDAAADRSPQSTALSSRNHSLTYQELATASTTMAALLQREGLRRGDRIVVTAADGIGITMLVYAASRLGAVFSVLHEQARGGPLEHVLRDCEPTLLVSDDPEAGRTAAEQSVPFLDLDELVTTALDTGSTPTPTGQNVLAVDPVSLIYTSGTTSLPKAVVSTHQQVLFAVSAIQECLEYRGDDVVYCPLPLSFDYGLYQIYLAALSGARLHLGTVAESGPPLLRSLEDVGATVLPSMPSIADRLAWLLNRSSEGPSRLRLLTNTGAALSETTMSALRAVLPHLRIQVMYGLTECKRTAIMPPDGDLDHPGSCGLPLPGTEVVVVDDGGNRLPPGEIGQFVVRGPNVMTGYWRRPELTAERFPRTEGLFPELRTGDYGWQDDEGYLYFSGRHDDLYKEQGFRLSTTEVEAAAIGVDGVTSATVLPPEGKQTALLVVVADITADEVRERMRDHIEPFKIPRRCVRLDTLPTNSNGKVDRKQLAALVDPTPATSEPLRAHVSH; translated from the coding sequence ATGAGCCGCACAGCACAGCTGCTGCACGGACTTCTGGACGCGGCGGCCGACCGTAGCCCTCAATCCACCGCGTTGAGCTCGCGAAACCACAGCCTGACTTACCAGGAACTCGCCACAGCGAGCACAACCATGGCCGCTCTCCTGCAGCGCGAAGGACTGCGGCGTGGCGACCGGATCGTCGTCACCGCAGCCGACGGAATCGGCATCACCATGCTGGTCTACGCGGCCTCCCGGCTGGGTGCCGTCTTCAGCGTGCTGCACGAACAGGCACGCGGCGGACCACTCGAGCACGTGCTGCGCGATTGCGAACCCACACTGTTGGTGTCCGACGACCCCGAAGCAGGGCGGACTGCCGCCGAGCAGTCCGTACCGTTCCTCGACCTCGACGAGCTCGTTACGACAGCGCTCGACACAGGGAGCACACCCACGCCCACCGGCCAGAACGTCCTGGCCGTGGATCCCGTCAGCCTGATCTACACCTCCGGGACCACCTCGCTGCCCAAGGCAGTGGTCAGTACTCATCAGCAGGTTCTCTTCGCCGTGTCCGCGATCCAGGAGTGCCTGGAGTATCGGGGCGACGACGTCGTGTACTGTCCGCTGCCGCTCTCCTTCGACTACGGCCTCTACCAAATCTACCTGGCAGCCCTGAGCGGTGCCCGCCTGCACCTGGGCACTGTCGCCGAGTCCGGTCCACCGCTGCTGCGCAGCCTGGAAGACGTCGGAGCGACCGTGCTGCCCTCGATGCCCTCCATCGCGGATCGGCTCGCCTGGCTGCTCAACCGCAGCAGCGAGGGACCGAGCCGGCTGCGCCTGCTCACCAACACCGGAGCGGCGTTGTCCGAAACCACCATGTCCGCGCTGCGCGCCGTGCTCCCTCATCTGCGGATCCAGGTCATGTACGGGCTCACGGAGTGCAAACGCACGGCGATCATGCCGCCGGACGGCGACCTCGACCACCCGGGCTCATGTGGATTGCCGCTGCCCGGCACCGAGGTCGTCGTCGTCGACGACGGCGGGAACCGGCTGCCTCCCGGCGAGATCGGCCAGTTCGTCGTGCGCGGTCCGAACGTCATGACCGGCTACTGGCGGCGTCCCGAGCTGACCGCCGAGCGCTTCCCCCGCACGGAGGGACTGTTCCCCGAGCTGCGCACCGGCGACTACGGCTGGCAGGACGACGAGGGTTATCTCTACTTCTCCGGCCGCCACGACGACCTCTACAAGGAACAGGGATTCCGGCTCAGCACCACCGAGGTCGAGGCCGCCGCGATCGGCGTCGACGGGGTGACCTCGGCCACGGTCCTGCCGCCCGAAGGTAAGCAAACCGCGCTCCTCGTGGTGGTCGCCGACATCACCGCCGACGAGGTGCGCGAGCGCATGCGCGACCACATTGAGCCCTTCAAGATCCCGCGGCGCTGCGTTCGCCTCGACACCCTGCCCACCAACAGCAACGGCAAGGTCGACCGCAAGCAGCTGGCCGCTCTGGTCGATCCGACCCCGGCAACATCGGAGCCCTTGCGGGCCCATGTCTCCCACTGA
- a CDS encoding acyl carrier protein (product_source=KO:K02078; cath_funfam=1.10.1200.10; cog=COG0236; ko=KO:K02078; pfam=PF00550; superfamily=47336) → MDRQNVVTALEDALTEVLERPVTGLTGDVKLFDDLHLDSTTMLEMLMALEDSIGLVVDPEDLDVDDFLSVETFTDFVLAATFKEMTA, encoded by the coding sequence ATGGACCGCCAGAACGTCGTCACCGCGCTGGAGGACGCCCTCACCGAGGTGCTGGAGCGACCCGTCACCGGCCTCACCGGTGATGTGAAGCTCTTCGACGACCTGCACCTCGACTCCACGACCATGCTCGAAATGCTCATGGCGCTGGAGGATTCCATCGGCCTGGTCGTCGACCCCGAGGACCTGGACGTCGACGACTTCCTCTCGGTGGAGACCTTCACCGACTTCGTCCTCGCCGCGACGTTCAAGGAGATGACGGCATGA
- a CDS encoding diaminobutyrate-2-oxoglutarate transaminase (product_source=KO:K00836; cath_funfam=3.40.640.10,3.90.1150.10; cog=COG0160; ko=KO:K00836; pfam=PF00202; superfamily=53383; tigrfam=TIGR02407) translates to MTLTQPDLRAFTTLESEARSYCRSWPTVFDRAQGSRMYDEDGHEYLDFFAGAGALNYGHNNAVLKRALLDYLERDGVTHGLDMSTMAKRAFLELFQNTILGPRQLPYKVMFPGPTGTNAVESALKLARKVTGRETVVSFTNGFHGMSLGSLAVTGNAFKRAGAGVPLVHTTTMPFDNYLNGTTPDFLWFERLLEDHGSGLDQPAAVIVETVQGEGGINVASPQWLRALAELCRRQDMLLIVDDIQMGCGRTGAFFSFEESGITPDIVTVSKSISGYGLPMSLCLFRPELDVWEPGEHNGTFRGNNPAFVTAAAALGTYWADDELERQTAVHALTIEAVLRDIVAHHSGSAYRGRGMAWGLELDDHRHAGRAASRAFEHGLLVETAGARGEVVKLLPPLTITTDDLDDGLHIVQRAVDETA, encoded by the coding sequence ATGACGCTCACTCAGCCCGATTTGAGAGCATTCACGACCCTGGAGTCGGAGGCGCGCAGCTACTGCCGCAGCTGGCCCACCGTGTTTGACCGCGCGCAGGGCAGCCGCATGTACGACGAAGACGGGCACGAGTACCTGGACTTCTTCGCTGGCGCCGGAGCCCTCAACTACGGCCACAACAACGCAGTGTTGAAGCGCGCCCTGCTCGACTACCTGGAACGCGACGGAGTCACTCACGGCCTGGATATGTCGACCATGGCCAAGCGCGCGTTCCTCGAACTCTTCCAGAACACGATCCTGGGTCCACGGCAACTGCCCTACAAGGTCATGTTCCCGGGCCCGACGGGCACCAACGCCGTCGAGTCCGCCCTCAAGCTAGCGCGCAAGGTAACCGGCCGCGAGACGGTCGTTTCTTTCACCAATGGCTTCCACGGCATGTCGCTGGGCTCCCTCGCGGTGACCGGTAACGCGTTCAAACGGGCAGGCGCGGGCGTTCCGCTCGTGCACACCACGACGATGCCCTTCGACAACTACCTGAACGGGACGACACCTGACTTTCTGTGGTTCGAGCGGTTGCTCGAGGACCACGGATCCGGGCTGGACCAGCCGGCCGCGGTGATCGTGGAGACTGTCCAGGGTGAGGGCGGCATCAACGTGGCAAGCCCGCAGTGGCTGCGTGCCCTCGCCGAGCTCTGCCGACGACAAGACATGCTGCTGATCGTTGACGACATCCAGATGGGCTGCGGTCGCACCGGAGCATTTTTCTCATTCGAGGAATCCGGCATCACCCCGGACATCGTCACTGTCTCCAAGTCCATCAGCGGCTACGGATTGCCCATGTCCCTCTGTCTGTTCCGACCAGAACTGGACGTCTGGGAACCGGGCGAACACAACGGCACCTTCCGCGGCAACAACCCCGCGTTCGTCACCGCGGCCGCCGCCCTCGGGACCTACTGGGCCGACGATGAGCTGGAGCGGCAGACCGCGGTACACGCCCTGACCATCGAGGCTGTGCTGCGCGACATCGTCGCCCACCACAGCGGATCCGCCTACCGCGGCCGCGGAATGGCCTGGGGTCTGGAGCTCGACGATCACCGGCACGCCGGCCGCGCCGCCAGTCGGGCCTTCGAACACGGACTACTCGTCGAAACCGCTGGAGCACGTGGCGAGGTCGTCAAGCTGCTTCCCCCACTGACCATCACCACCGACGATCTCGACGACGGACTACACATCGTTCAGCGCGCCGTCGACGAAACGGCATGA
- a CDS encoding L-2,4-diaminobutyric acid acetyltransferase (product_source=KO:K06718; cath_funfam=3.40.630.30; ko=KO:K06718; pfam=PF00583; superfamily=55729; tigrfam=TIGR02406) translates to MTTTDVSAARADHDTVGTKQAAFRAPMPQDAHAVWQLVENTPGLDSNSRYQYMLWFRDFTDGSLVATVDDELVGFLTGYRRPDEPDTYFVWQTAVNARHGIPFLGVKLFQAAADQQVTNGARYVEATVSAENKAIIMVLKQFAKKHSAPIETRVLFPSSLFSDGHHDEILYRIGPLTAA, encoded by the coding sequence ATGACGACCACCGATGTCTCTGCGGCTCGCGCAGACCACGACACTGTCGGAACCAAGCAGGCGGCATTTCGGGCACCGATGCCCCAGGACGCGCACGCCGTGTGGCAACTGGTCGAGAACACTCCCGGCCTGGACTCCAACAGCCGCTACCAATACATGCTGTGGTTCCGGGACTTCACTGACGGTTCGCTGGTCGCGACCGTGGACGACGAGCTAGTCGGCTTCCTCACTGGCTACCGCCGACCCGATGAGCCCGATACCTACTTTGTCTGGCAGACCGCTGTCAACGCGCGCCACGGCATCCCCTTTCTCGGCGTAAAACTCTTCCAGGCCGCAGCCGATCAGCAGGTAACCAATGGCGCCCGGTACGTCGAGGCCACAGTCTCCGCAGAGAACAAGGCGATCATCATGGTGCTGAAGCAGTTCGCCAAGAAACACTCGGCCCCTATCGAGACGCGTGTGCTGTTCCCCAGCAGCCTCTTCTCCGACGGTCACCACGACGAGATCCTCTACCGGATCGGTCCGTTGACCGCTGCCTGA
- a CDS encoding cytochrome P450 (product_source=COG2124; cath_funfam=1.10.630.10; cog=COG2124; pfam=PF00067; superfamily=48264): MARQPTTSYLDITGEHFRMNSEEVRKARTTHWYARTEWGIAVLTYEDSSFLLKHPQLTQGSAKWPAQHGVVGGRFDTWWQKTLLVLEGDEHNRIRRLVNPAFSARQIEPMHDRFRSLADELIDDWIDHGQTEFASGFAAPYATRILCMMLGIAEHDWKKIHELAATIGLGLGVTIKQNIASIDDAVVELTRYARSLVQSRRESPRNDVLSTLVATRDADAGKLSDEELVNLVILLIFAGIDTTRNQLALSIESFSKQPDQWEKLAADPDRYATKAVEEALRVNPIGRWISREAAETFQHRERTIEKGSTVHLFTLISATDPAEFGNPDRIDLEVERSPHFAFGGGIHHCLGHFVARADIGVALSAMATRITDLRIGEGAEWLPDSGNTGAVTLPITFAQRH, encoded by the coding sequence ATGGCTCGGCAACCCACGACGTCATACCTCGACATCACCGGCGAGCACTTCCGCATGAACTCGGAAGAAGTCCGCAAAGCGCGAACCACACACTGGTACGCGCGAACCGAATGGGGCATCGCCGTCCTGACCTACGAGGACAGCAGCTTCCTGCTGAAGCATCCCCAGCTGACCCAGGGGTCGGCGAAATGGCCGGCTCAACACGGAGTGGTCGGCGGGCGCTTCGACACGTGGTGGCAGAAGACGCTGCTCGTCCTAGAAGGAGACGAACACAACCGGATTCGGCGCCTGGTCAACCCGGCGTTCTCCGCGCGCCAGATAGAACCGATGCACGACCGGTTCCGGTCGCTCGCGGACGAGCTGATCGACGACTGGATCGACCACGGACAGACCGAGTTCGCCAGTGGTTTCGCCGCACCGTATGCGACAAGGATCCTGTGCATGATGCTGGGGATCGCCGAGCACGACTGGAAGAAGATCCACGAGCTCGCGGCCACCATCGGGCTGGGTCTCGGTGTCACCATCAAACAGAACATCGCTTCGATTGACGACGCCGTCGTCGAGCTCACTCGGTACGCGCGGTCCCTAGTCCAGAGTAGGAGAGAGTCACCTCGGAATGACGTCCTCAGCACGTTGGTGGCAACGCGGGACGCCGACGCCGGAAAACTCTCGGACGAGGAGCTGGTCAATCTCGTCATCCTGCTCATCTTCGCGGGGATCGACACTACCCGAAACCAGCTAGCACTGAGTATCGAGTCATTCTCGAAGCAGCCCGACCAATGGGAGAAACTGGCCGCAGATCCTGATCGATACGCCACCAAGGCGGTCGAGGAAGCGCTTCGGGTCAACCCGATCGGCCGATGGATCTCGCGCGAAGCTGCGGAAACCTTCCAGCACCGGGAGCGCACAATCGAGAAGGGTTCGACAGTGCATCTGTTCACCCTGATATCCGCCACCGATCCTGCCGAGTTCGGCAACCCGGACCGCATCGACCTCGAAGTCGAGCGCTCGCCGCATTTCGCGTTCGGTGGCGGGATACACCATTGCCTGGGCCATTTCGTGGCCAGGGCCGACATCGGTGTGGCGCTCTCGGCGATGGCCACGCGCATTACCGACCTGCGCATCGGAGAAGGAGCCGAGTGGCTGCCCGACTCCGGAAA